Part of the uncultured Methanobrevibacter sp. genome is shown below.
TACCACAAGCTTTGAAGTTACTCAAACAGGAACCAACTTCAACATTATTGCTAATGCTACTGAAATTGTTTATGGTGGTGTGATTAGCATTACTCAGGGTCTTCCTGGTGATGCAACAGGTACTGTAACATATAAATTTGCTAATGGTACATTAATCAAAGTTTTAAGTGTCAAAGAGTCATTTGTATTGTCTGGTTTGGATGCTGGAAGTTATGTGGTTTATGCGGATTACTCAGGTGACGGCAGTCATGATTCTGCTCGTGACAGTATTACAATAATTGTTGATAAGGCAATTAATAATGTTGTTGTTAGTGTTGAAAACGTGACTTATCCGGATAATGTCACCATTAATGTTCTTGCGGATATTGATGGAACTTATCTGATTACTGTTGTGGGAACTACATTGGAAGTAAGTGTTGTAAACGGCGTTGGAAACTGGACTATGGCATTGGCGGTTGGAAACTACACTACAATTACCAAAATTGAGCTTCCAAATTATGATACTGTAGTTAAAGAAGCTGCATTTAGTGTTTTGCCGGTTGATGATTATGATTTCGGTATTGAGACTGTGGATAAAACCATTGTTTTCCATGCGCCGGCTGATGCAACAGGCAATGTGACTGTGACAATTGGAAATAAAACATATGTTGCCTCATTGGTCAACGGCAGTGCAAAGATTACTGTTCCGGAATTGGGCAATGGAGTAAATAATGTTGTTATTTCATATTCCGGTGATAACAAATATGCTCCAAGAGGTTATTCATCTAATGTAACAATTGAAACTAAAATCATAGCTTCTAATATGGTTCGCGGATACAATAGTGGTGTCGATTATCAGTTTAAAGTTGTTGACATTAATGGAAATCCTATAGCAAACAAAAAGGTTAAGATTAAAATCAAAAACAAATCTTACACTGTTAAAACCAATGGTAAGGGAGTTGCAAAACTTAATGTGAAATTATCTGTGGGATCATACAAGGTGATAATTATCAATCCTGACACTGGTAATGCAGTGACTAAAACTCTTAAGATTGTTAAAAGGCTATCTGGAAATAAAAACATTGCCAAATACTATAACAGTAACTTCAAATACAAATTTAAGGTCATTGGCAATAATGGTAAGGCTGTTGGAAAAGGAGTAAAAATTAAAGTTAAAATAGGTAAAAAAACCTACAGGCTCAAAACAGACAAGAAAGGTGTCATTACCATCAAGTTAACTAAGAAGTTCATTCCTAAAAAGTATACCGTTAAGGCAACATACAAAGGATATTCCATTAAAAACACTATTAAAGTAAAACAGGTAATATCCAGTAAAAAAGTAGTTACAGTCAAGAAATCTGCTAAAAAACTAGTCTTGAAAGCAAAATTGAAACAAGGCAAAAAGGTTCTTAAAAAGAAGACAGTGACATTCAAATTTAAGGGTAAAAAATACAAAGCGAAAACCAACAAAAAAGGTATTGCAAAAGTAACCGTTAAGAAAAATGTCATTAAGAAACTTAAGGCAGGCAAAAATTATAGATATGCAATTACTTACTTGAAGGATACCGTAAAAAGAACAGTTAAAGTAAGAAGATAATCTTTTTTATCTTCTTCTATTTTTTTTAATTTTTTGAAATAATATTCCTGCTCAAATGCTTATTTTCAGGCATGATAAAATTGATGTTTGCAATTATAAACTTATTTTAATGAGCTACACATTCAATTATTTTATTTTGCACTTTTAATCTGTATCTTTTTTCTAACTTGGTATTTTCTTGAAAAGTTTTATTATATATTAGTATAAAAAATATACTTGCTGTTATATTTAAAAACTAGTATTGAAGGGATTGCTATTTTTTTCAGCGTGTACTAAAATTTAGAGAGTTGTTTAAATGAATTATGATTTGATTATTGCCAGATATGGTGAAATAGGGCTTAAAAGTCCTAAAATAAGGTCACGTTTTGAAAGAAAGCTAGTTAAAAATATTAAGGCTACTTTTGATTGTGATGTGGATAGAAATCAGGGAAGAATATATATTCATCCTAAGGATTTTGAAGATGGTGTGGAAAAGTTAAACAGGGTATTTGGTGTTGTATCCTATTCTCCTGCAACTTCAACACATACAAGTTATGAAGACATTGACAAGACATTAACGGAATATGTTGAAGAATTAATCCGGGAAAATTTGATTGATGAAAACACTAAATTTGCAATTAAATGCCGTCGTGTGGGAAAGCATGACTTTACTTCACAGGAAATGGCAGCTCACTGTGGAGGTGTTGTAAGAAATGTTGTTTTGGCTCCCGTTGACTTGACAAATCCTGATTTGACAATCTTTGTTGAAGTAAGGGAAGATGACACTTACATTTTTCATGAAAAAATAAAAGGTCCTGGAGGATTGCCGTTAGGAACCCAGGGAAAAGTTGTCGTGCTGCTTTCAAGCGGTATAGACTCTCCGGTTGCAGCATATCTGATGATGAAAAGGGGTTGTGAAGTTGTAGCTTTACACTGTAACAATGACCCATTTTCAGGTCCAAAAGTTACTGAAAACTTTAATCTATTGGTGGATCAGCTTAATATTTATGCCAAAGGCACTCCTATTAAAAGGAGAGTTATCGATTATGGGGAGTATTTGACTGTTGCTAAAGAGAAGGCTCCTGAGAAAATGACCTGTGTTTTATGCAAATCCGGAATGTATAGGATAGCCGAAAAATTGGCTTTAAAATTGGGTGCCGATGCGATTGTTGACGGAAGCAGTGTCGGCCAGGTCGCTTCACAGACTTTATCAAACATATTGGCGACCAGATATGGTGTGGATATGCCTATTTTATCTCCATTAATTGGTTTGGATAAGGAAGAAATTACAGAAATTGCTAAAAAGATTGGAACATTTGAAATTTCCAAAATAGATGATGGCGGATGCAGTGCTGTTCCAAGATATCCTGAAACCCGTGCTGATTTAGAGCGTGTTAAAAAAGCATGTGAAGATATGAATCAGAATGTTGAAATCGAAAAGGCTTTTGATAATATTAGAAGACTCGATTGAGTTTTCATATTTTCTTTTTTTTAGTTGAATTATTTTGCTAGGACTTTGTTGACGAAATCTATGCTTACATCTACTGTTTCAGCTATTTCTTCAGCTTCAAATCCTTTTTTGTTAAGGTTGATTATTACTTTTTTATTTTTTTCTTCTAGTTTTTCATCTACTTTTTGTTGTGCTACTCTTTGTGCGTAGTCTTCTACTATTTTCATGTTTCCACCTACGAGGTTTGATATTGTTCTGTTCATTGATTCGTTTGTCACGAATTTGTCGCATAGCATTAGGATTACTCCTTTTGCAAATTGTCCAATATCTTCTTTTAAATCTTTAATATTTGTTATTATTAGTGCTGAGTTTAATATTGCTTGTTCTATGTCTTCATCTGTTTTCATGAAACATAATAAACTTATCATGAGCAATTCTTTTTCACTAAAGTTTTTGTTGCTTTCTATTTTGGTATTCATGATATTTAAAAATTCATTTCCGTCATATTTTTTTAGTGAATGGATATATATTGGAAATCTTGATTCGGAATTAACTTTGTAGCATTTTGTTTTTTCAGCCTCTATAGTGCTTAACACATGCACTTCTATCGGTTTTTCAGATTTGATTTTGACGTGGTCGATTAAAGCAGTATAGAATCTGAACCTCCTTTTGTCATTAATATTGACATATGTGGATTGGAATTCAAGTATCACTATTTTGTCTTCAAGTTCAAAAACTAAATCTGGCTTGTACATTTTAGGATCAATTACTGAATATTCAGTTTGATGGACTTCTATAATTTTTCCTTTGATGTTGATTATTTCCATCAGCTTTTGACCATATATTTGTCCTTCATTTTTAAAAATCACATCTTCGTGAAACTTCATATGTTTCACCTCATAAAATTTAATTATATAATTGTCCTTTAATTTAAATTTAAAGTTATATAAATCTTTTTATTTGTATTTAAAGCAATATTTATTTTATTTTATAAAAATATATTATAATAAATTTTTATTTATGCATATGGAAAGTTGTGGGCTGTTTAATAAATTGTGATGGTGAAAAATTTCATGTCATTTCAAAAATCGATATTGGCTAACATAATAATATAAATACTATACATCATAAAAATAATAAATGTCTAGTAAATATCAATTTACTAATCGAGGTTATTAATATGAAAACTACTGTTAGTGTAATTAAAGCTGATATTGGAAGTGTGTCCGGACACTGTGTCGCACACCCTGAATTAATGGATATTTGTGATGAAGTTTTAAACGAAGCTTTAGAAGCAGGTATCTTAAAAGATTACTATATATCCCGTTGTGGTGACGACATCGACTTGATAATGACCCACGACAAAGGTGTAGAAAACGAAGAAGTACACAAAACTGCATACGATGCATTCATGAAAGCTACTGAAAGAGCACGTGAATTAAAATTATACGGTGCAGGTCAAGACTTATTATCTGATACATTCTCTGGAAACATCAAAGGTATGGGTCCTGGTGTAGCAGAAATGGAATTCGAAGAAAGACCATCCGACCCTGTGTTAATATTCTGCTGTGACAAAACCGAACCTGGTGCATTCAACTTGCCAGTATTCAGAATCTTCGCAGACCCATTCAACACTGCAGGTCTTGTAATCGACCCATCATTACACGATGGATTCAAATTTGAAGTATTCGATGTAATCGAACACAGAAAAGTTATCTTAAACTGTCCTGAAGAAATGTACGACCTTCTTGCATTAATCGGTTCCACCGGAAGATACGTAATCAAAAGAGTATGGAAGAAAAACGGTGAAATCGCAGCTGCAATAAGTACTGAAAGATTAAACTTAATGGCTGGAGAATACGTCGGTAAAGACGACCCAGTATGTATGGTTAGAGCACAATCTGGTTTCCCTGCAAACGGTGAATGTGTAGATCCATTTGCATTCCCACACATGGTAAGCGGATGGATGAGGGGATCTCACAACGGTCCTATGATGCCTGTTTCAGAAGCAGAAGCAAACCCAATCAGATTCGACGGACCACCTAGAGTAGTAGGATTAGGTTTCCAAGTAGCTAACGGTGAATTAATCGGACCAGTCGACTTATTCGATGATCCTGCATTTGACCCTACTCGTGAACAAGCTGCTAAAATCGCAACTTACATCAGAAGACACGGTCCATTCGAACCTCACAGATTACCTGCTGAAGAAATGGAATACACTTCACTTCCTGGTGTAATGGAAAAATTAGAATCCAGATTTGAAGATATGGATGAATAAATTTAAAGAGATTTTATTCTCTTCTTTTTTTTTTACTTTTTTTGACTTCGACTATTTTTTAAATTCTTCTAAAAAGTCTAGAAATAGATTTATAAATATTAGATAATCGTCGTTGTAAACGAAATCTCCTGCATCAAAGACATATATTTCCAGATTTTCTATTTTGTCCTTAAGAGGATATGCATCAAATTCGGGAGTATAATAGATGTCATCCGAAGAAATTGCAACTAATGTTTTTGCCTTAATGTTGGATAATTTGTCTTCAAGATTATAGTTTAATACTGCATTGTTTCTGTATTTAAAATCATAGATGTCAACATTCGAACTCTCTTCCACAAAAGTATCCATGTACAGGTCAAGTTCTTCTCGAGTAAATTTTTCAAATGCCCTTTTGGAAAAAATCTGGGAATTCAAAACCCACTATTTTTTTTTAATCATGTTTTGTGAGCGGTAATTATTGTAAAGCTGCTTGAATTAATGGTGATTGTGCAGTCATCCGCATCGACATAATAGTTTTTGCCTTCTTTTCTAACAGTGGAAGTGTCCTGTTTAAGTTTGGAGATGCAATATCCGACCGGTTCCTCATTGATTTTCAAATTTTTCTGTATTCTGCCAATTCCCATTTCAGTCGTATGGATCTTTTCAATATTTTCCAGAAGTGTTTTCTTGTGCATTTCAATACCTCATTTTTGCATCTTGGTAAATGGTATAATTAGTTATTTATATATTACAACCTAATTAATTATTATGTCATTTTTAAAATTCATTCTTAAAAATCCATTCAGGAGAAAAAATAGTGCAATACTGGCCATTGTGGGAATTGCAATAGGCATTATTGTCATTGTTGCTCTTGGTGGAATCACAGAAGGTTTGGTAAATACCTTTGAAGATACAATTCATGCGGGAGGTGCTGATTTCACTGTTTCAGGTAAGGAAACTGGGGATTCGGCTTATGGAACAAATACTATCAGTTCCAATTGGACGGAAAAAATAGCCAATGTCAGCGGTGTTGATGAAGCATTTCCAATCTATGTTGTACTGACGTCTGTTGGAGATGACTATATGAATACATTGATTGGTATTGATCCGAACGGTACGACTCTTGCAGATATTTCAATGAAAGAGGGCAGGATTTTTGAAGATAATTCATCTGAAGCCATTTTGGGTGAAATCTATGCTGAGGACAACAACTATTCTGTAGGTGACACAATCGATATTGACAGGGAAGAATTTAAAATAGTTGGAATTTACGAAACCGGTGACCAGAATATGGCTGGTGGTGTGTTTACCTCAATTTCCAAGGTCGGAGATCTGATGGATGATGAGGATTCAATTTCAAACATTTACGTCAAGGTAGATAAGGGGGAAGACCCTCAGGCTGTAGCTGATAGAATCGATTCGCAATATGGCGATAATATTACAACCGTCACATCAGTAATGGAAATGACTCAGATGGCGGACATGCTCAACATGCTTCAGGCATCAACATGGGCAATTTCACTTCTTGCAATTGTTGTCGGTGGATTGGGAATCATCAATACAATGTTGATGTCAGTATTTGAGAGAACACGTGAAATTGGTGTTTTAAAAGCTGTTGGATGGTCCAATGGAAAGATTTTGACCATGATTGTAGGCGAGTCATTAGTAATCACTATTGTCTCAGCCATTATAGGTTCTTTGATTGGTTTTGCAGCATGCACTATTTTGGGTCCTCAAATGGGTATTGAACCGTTATTCACTCCTAAGATATTCATCCAGGCATTTGCAATAGCTATTGTTGTTGGTATAATTGGTGGAATTTATCCTGCCCTAAAAGCGGTCAGGCTTCCTCCAACAGAGGCATTGAGGTATGAGTGAGGTGAGAACATGAATGTTGTTGATATGAAAAAAGTATATAAAAGCTATGAAGACGGAAAAATCAAGGCATTAAACGGTATTGATCTCACGATAACTGAAGGGGAATTTGTTTCAATCATAGGTCCGTCAGGTTCGGGAAAGTCAACCTTGCTCAACATGCTTGGGGCATTGGATATTCCGGATTCCGGCAGCATCAATGTTGCGGGCAGGGATTTGTCCTCCAATAAAAAGTTAAATGAATTCAGGGCAAGGGAGATTGGATTCATTTTCCAGCTTCATAATTTGATTCCGAATATTTCCGTTGCGGAAAATATTGAAATTCCGATGTATACTCAAAAGATGTCTTCCAATGAAATGAGAAGCAGGGCATTGAAACTTTTGGATGATGTTGGTCTTAAGGACAAGGCGGACATCAAACCTAACAAGTTGTCTGGTGGTGAACGTCAAAGGGTGGCAATCGCCCGAGCACTTGCAAATGACCCATCAATAATATTGGCAGATGAACCAACAGGATCACTAGATTCAAAGACAAGTACTAAAATCCTTAAGCAATTAATTGATTTGCACGATACTAAGAATGTAACATTGATAATTGTAACTCATGATATGGATGTCGCTAAACTTGCAGACAGAGTTATCGAAGTTTTGGATGGTGAAATAATATCTGCCGGCGATGACTCATTAATTAATAGTAAAATTGATGTTTAGGTTAATATCTATTCATCATTTATCTTTTTTTAAGTTATTTTTTCTTTAATTTGTATTTATCTTTAAGATAATGCTGTATTTTTAGTTTTTAGGTGTGATATTCTTTAATTTAATGTTTAGATGCTACAAATTAGATATTTTAAATTTGTTTTTCATAAAAAACTATATTGAAAAACTTCAATCGGATGAAATATAATTCCAATATCTTATTTTTTTTAGAAATTGTTCTTGCATTAAAATATTGTTTTAATTTATTAATATTGTTTTTACTCAATATTATTGCTTTCATTTATAACAAAAACCTTATTAAACTATTTATTTAAAATAATATTGGATTTTATTTCTTTTAAATAAAAAATGAGGTTTTATCATGCAAGAAGAATATAAATTTCAGAAAACTTTGTTGTATGTTTCTGATGAAGGAGAAGTTTCATTGGATGTGATTGTTGACCAAGAAGGAGAAACATTTTGGGCAACTCAAAAAACAATGGCTGAAGTGTTTGGTGTAAAAAAGAATACGATAAATTATCATCTTAAAAATATTTTTGCTGATGGTGAGTTAAACCAAAATTCAGTTGTTCGAAAAATTCGAACAACTGCTTCCGATGGAAAATCTTATAATAATAACTTCTATAATCTTGATGTGATTATTTCTGTAGGGTATAGGGTAAACTCTAAAAACGCAACAAGATTCAGAATATGGGCTACTCAGCAATTGAAAGAACTGATTATTAAAGGATTTGTTTTAGATGATGAACTGTTGAAAAACGGTTCAAGATTTGGCATTGACTATTTCAACCAGCTGCTTGAAAGGGTAAGAGATATCAGATCATCTGAAAGAAGATTCAATCAAAAAATCACAGACATCTATGCTACAAGCTTTGATTACAAAAAAGATGCTCAAGTAACTCGTGACTTCTTTGCAACTGTTCAAAACAAATTGATATATGCAGTTAGCGGTCACACTGCAGCTGAAATAATTGCAGATAGAAGTGATTGCGAAAAAATCAACATGGGATTGACAAATTGGAGCAATCCAAATGGCAAAATCATTTTGAGTGATGTTGTTATATCTAAAAATTATCTGAACGAAAGAGAATTAAAACGCTTGAATTCTTTGGTTGACGGATTTTTAACTCTTGCAGAATCAAGAGCATTAAATGAGATTCCAATGGCTATGAAAGATTGGAAAAAAGTATTGGATGACTATATTGATTTAAATCTTTTGCCTATTTTGGAAGGTAAAGGTAAAATTTCATCAACTGATGCTCAAAAAATTGCAAAGGAAGAATACGAAAAATTCAAAGTGATTCAGGATAGAAATTATCAATCAGATTTTGATAAGTTAATAATAGATATAAAAAGAATAGAAGGTTTTGACGTTTAGATGATTCCATGAATCATCCTTAAAGCATCCAAAAGGCCGTGGCTGTATTCAATGCAACCGAATGCAGTCCTCATGTCTTCTTTTTCAAGATAATATTTTGAATCGTTCCAGTAGTCAATGGCTCTGTCATAGACCTCTTTTTCCTTTCCTTCAAAGGTAATGTCTGCTACCTGATTCAAGTTTCTCTCTAATTTTGCAATATCCTTTGCTATCTTTTCGGGACTTTCCAACTCAGTCATTCAATTGCCTCCAAACATGCACTATTCTTTGTCCGACAGTAAAGTAAGATAATATTACCAGTATGTAAATGGTATATGTAAAGTAAATGTCTCCTGCAAAAAATCCGATTAATGACCCAACCATTAAAATGATCATACGAACTGCCCTTTCTGCAATTCCAATATTGCATTCCACTCCCTGTGATTCTGCTCTTGCCCTAACATAGCTTACACAAATCGCTGAATGGATTGCCAAAACGCCAACAAACCAGTCACAGTATCCCCCAAATATTATTCCAATGTATATGATTGCATCTGCGAATCTGTCCATTGTAGAGTCCAGAAATGCACCAAATTTGGATGACCTGTTATGGTACCTTGCAACAGCTCCGTCAATAACATCCAAAAGCCCTGAAAATAAGATGGCTATTGTTCCTAGGATTAGTAGATGATGTGCATATCCATAAGCTGCAACAACTGCAACAAATGGAGATATTACTGTTACAATATTCGGATTAATGTTTAAGTTTCTAGCAATTGGGTTCAATATTTTTGTTAAAAAGGGTCTTAGACTTTGAAGCATAATTTATATATAAATATTTCATCTAATATAATTGTTAGGTAATGAAAATGAAGATATTAAAAACCAGTATTGACGAATTGGATGAAAACATTATTGATGAGGCTATTCAGGTTTTATCTGATGGTGGTATTGTTTTATATCCAACCGATACTGTTTATGGATTGGGAGCTAATATTTTTAATAATGATGCGGTTAGAAGAGTGTTTGAAATTAAAAAAAGAAGTTTCCTAAAGCCACTTTCAATACTTGTCAGTGATGTTGAAGCCATCGACATAGTTGCAAGGGTTACAGTTAGGGAAAAGGAAATCATAAATGAGTATCTTCCGGGTCCTTATACATTCATTTTAACTAAGGAAAAAATTGTTCCTCGTGTCATTACAAGTGGATCTACACATGTGGGTGTAAGAGTTCCGAATAATGACATTTCGCGTAGGTTGGCGAGTTTGTTCCCAATAACAACAACCAGTGCAAATCTTTCAGACGAAGAAGTTCTGTCAAATCCTGATGATATCTTGGAACAGCTTGACTGTGAAGTTGATTTGGTAATTGATGTGGGAGATTTAAAATCAGATCATGCTTCAATGATTGTAGATTTGTCAAAAACAACTCCAAAAATAATAAGAAGGTAAGAGATTATGATTTAATCTCTTTTGTAATATTTACCTACTAATATGAATCCAAATATTAATGTTAGTATTACTAATGCCAATTCAGTTCCTGTAGCATGTTTTAGCAAACTGACTGATTTATTTTCTATTTTTGATTTAGTATTATCTTCAAGGTCTTTAGTTTGATTTTTAAAAATTAATGCAGTAGCATTTTCAGTTTCATTTTCTTCAAATATTGTTGTATTTTCTTGTGTTTTGTTTTCGGTTATGTTTTCTTGTGGTATTGTTGTATTTTCTTGTGTTTTGTTTTCGGTTATGTTTTCTTGTGGTATTGTTGTATTTTCTTGTTTTTCTGTTGTATTGTTTTCAACTTCAACGGGAATGTCTCTGTAAGTAATTTTGTATCCGAAGAAGTTTTGATGATTGTTTTTATCTGTACCTAATACCTCAAAATCAAAAAATGCTTCGGTTGTTTCATTGATTTTTTTAATTGCACCATGGTCTGGAATTGTTAAATTAACGGAAATATCCTTGATTTGCTGAACTAAAGCTTTGTTGAAATTAAAATTATCGCTGAATGCCCAAATTATTTTTTGGGTATCAATTTTGTTTTTTACTGCAATATCATGAAATTCAACAAAGAAAGTCTTCAAATAATGTCCGATTGACTCACCATTTTTATTGTTTATTGCAGCAGTTGTGTCTTTAACTTCAAATTCATCATTGACTTTTGCTTCTTGGTCTCCATAATTGATGCAGTATCCGTTGTATCCATCTTCAAAAGTAATGTTGAAATGTCCATTTTCTTTTGATTTTACAGTCTCTCCGATTCTGTTTTTTTCTTCTTCATCAGTTTTGCTTTCTTTTTCCTCTTCAACATTTCTTTGTGATACAAAGTCTTCTTGTTGCGCTGTGTTTGTATTTGCAACTTCATCTTCTGTGATGTTTTCAGCTGAAACAAAATTTACACCTGATGTGATTAGTAAAAAGATTGTAAAAATTGTAATTATTCTTTTTTTCAAATTTTTCACCTCTTTGCTTTGTATTAATTGCGTTGTAAAAGGTTATATATAAAGTTAAGGTAACCAAACGGTCACTTTTGCTTAAATTTAATTAATATGTCTTATTTTTCCGTAATTTTTAAAATATGTTGGTTTTATTAATTTTTAGCTAATTAAACTGGTTTTTTTCCTAACTGCAATTAATTAATATATCATGAAAAACAATATTTTATCATGAAAGTGTTGGCTAATTTTGAAGATAATCATAAAATCCAATCCAATTCCGCATTGGATGTTTTGTTGGGTGGAGGTTTTGAAAAAGGTACAATCACCCAAATATTCGGACCTCCCAGTTCAGGTAAAAGCAATATTGCATTAACATTGGCAGTCAATGTTGCAAAAAATAATAGAAAAGTGATTTATATAGATACTGAAGGCGGAATTTCAATTGACAGGATTAAACAGATTTCAGGATCTGATTTTTCAAAAGTAGCTAACAACATAATTGTTTTTGAACCGACTAGTTTTATAGAACAAAATGAAAACTTGCGGTCAATTGATGTTTGGCTTAGAAAAAATCATGATGAAGTTGATTTGCTGGTTTTGGACTCTGCAGTTGCTCTCTACAGGGTTGATGACATGAAATCCGCTAAATTAAATAAGGAATTGGGTAAACAGATGGGAGTGTTGTCCAAGATTGCAAGACAATACGATATCGCAGTAATATTGACAAATCAGATATATAATGCATTTGACGATGAAGGAAATAATGATGTCAAGGCAGTTGGCGGAACTATTTTGCAGTACTGGAGCAAAGTAATACTTCAATTGGAGCGCGGTGAAGAAATCAACCAAAGAATCGCCACTTTGATTCGCCACAGAAGTATTCCTGAAGGCAAAAAGGCCACTTTTTCAATAACTTCTCAGGGCATTATTTAGGTACTTTTATTAATAATTAAAAATATATATTTATTTTGGAATTGTTTGAGCTGATAATATGAGGGAAAAGGATTTTGATATTAAAACACCCAAAAAAAAGTTTCAAAAAACTGAACGGGTACCTCCAAAAGGTTATGATAATGCAAATGACTTTTTTGAGGATATGTATATGGATGAAGACATGATTTGGATGGGTCAAAATACAAACCATCTGCATGACGATACAATAGCCAATGCCATGATTGATGCAATTCACCAAAAGACATATTGCAAATATCCTGCCCCTGAAGGATTTTCTGAACTTAAACAATTGATTTTAGATGATTTGGATTTAGAGGAATTCGAAGTTTTACTGACTTCCGGTGCAACCGAATCTTTATATTTGGTCATGCAAGCGTTATTGGAATCTGAAGACAATGTAATCTTATCTGATCCTGGTTACTTTATTATTGGAGACTTTGCAAACAGATTTGCAGGCGAAGTCAGATATGTTCCTATTTACTATGAAGAAAATGACTATAAGCTGACTCCGGATTTGGTGAGGAAAAATATGGACGAAAACACTCGTATGATTATTTTAATCGAC
Proteins encoded:
- the thiI gene encoding tRNA uracil 4-sulfurtransferase ThiI; amino-acid sequence: MNYDLIIARYGEIGLKSPKIRSRFERKLVKNIKATFDCDVDRNQGRIYIHPKDFEDGVEKLNRVFGVVSYSPATSTHTSYEDIDKTLTEYVEELIRENLIDENTKFAIKCRRVGKHDFTSQEMAAHCGGVVRNVVLAPVDLTNPDLTIFVEVREDDTYIFHEKIKGPGGLPLGTQGKVVVLLSSGIDSPVAAYLMMKRGCEVVALHCNNDPFSGPKVTENFNLLVDQLNIYAKGTPIKRRVIDYGEYLTVAKEKAPEKMTCVLCKSGMYRIAEKLALKLGADAIVDGSSVGQVASQTLSNILATRYGVDMPILSPLIGLDKEEITEIAKKIGTFEISKIDDGGCSAVPRYPETRADLERVKKACEDMNQNVEIEKAFDNIRRLD
- the fbp gene encoding fructose-1,6-bisphosphate aldolase/phosphatase, with translation MKTTVSVIKADIGSVSGHCVAHPELMDICDEVLNEALEAGILKDYYISRCGDDIDLIMTHDKGVENEEVHKTAYDAFMKATERARELKLYGAGQDLLSDTFSGNIKGMGPGVAEMEFEERPSDPVLIFCCDKTEPGAFNLPVFRIFADPFNTAGLVIDPSLHDGFKFEVFDVIEHRKVILNCPEEMYDLLALIGSTGRYVIKRVWKKNGEIAAAISTERLNLMAGEYVGKDDPVCMVRAQSGFPANGECVDPFAFPHMVSGWMRGSHNGPMMPVSEAEANPIRFDGPPRVVGLGFQVANGELIGPVDLFDDPAFDPTREQAAKIATYIRRHGPFEPHRLPAEEMEYTSLPGVMEKLESRFEDMDE
- a CDS encoding DUF3781 domain-containing protein, whose amino-acid sequence is MHKKTLLENIEKIHTTEMGIGRIQKNLKINEEPVGYCISKLKQDTSTVRKEGKNYYVDADDCTITINSSSFTIITAHKT
- a CDS encoding ABC transporter permease, which codes for MSFLKFILKNPFRRKNSAILAIVGIAIGIIVIVALGGITEGLVNTFEDTIHAGGADFTVSGKETGDSAYGTNTISSNWTEKIANVSGVDEAFPIYVVLTSVGDDYMNTLIGIDPNGTTLADISMKEGRIFEDNSSEAILGEIYAEDNNYSVGDTIDIDREEFKIVGIYETGDQNMAGGVFTSISKVGDLMDDEDSISNIYVKVDKGEDPQAVADRIDSQYGDNITTVTSVMEMTQMADMLNMLQASTWAISLLAIVVGGLGIINTMLMSVFERTREIGVLKAVGWSNGKILTMIVGESLVITIVSAIIGSLIGFAACTILGPQMGIEPLFTPKIFIQAFAIAIVVGIIGGIYPALKAVRLPPTEALRYE
- a CDS encoding ABC transporter ATP-binding protein, which codes for MNVVDMKKVYKSYEDGKIKALNGIDLTITEGEFVSIIGPSGSGKSTLLNMLGALDIPDSGSINVAGRDLSSNKKLNEFRAREIGFIFQLHNLIPNISVAENIEIPMYTQKMSSNEMRSRALKLLDDVGLKDKADIKPNKLSGGERQRVAIARALANDPSIILADEPTGSLDSKTSTKILKQLIDLHDTKNVTLIIVTHDMDVAKLADRVIEVLDGEIISAGDDSLINSKIDV
- a CDS encoding virulence RhuM family protein; the protein is MQEEYKFQKTLLYVSDEGEVSLDVIVDQEGETFWATQKTMAEVFGVKKNTINYHLKNIFADGELNQNSVVRKIRTTASDGKSYNNNFYNLDVIISVGYRVNSKNATRFRIWATQQLKELIIKGFVLDDELLKNGSRFGIDYFNQLLERVRDIRSSERRFNQKITDIYATSFDYKKDAQVTRDFFATVQNKLIYAVSGHTAAEIIADRSDCEKINMGLTNWSNPNGKIILSDVVISKNYLNERELKRLNSLVDGFLTLAESRALNEIPMAMKDWKKVLDDYIDLNLLPILEGKGKISSTDAQKIAKEEYEKFKVIQDRNYQSDFDKLIIDIKRIEGFDV
- a CDS encoding DUF357 domain-containing protein; translation: MTELESPEKIAKDIAKLERNLNQVADITFEGKEKEVYDRAIDYWNDSKYYLEKEDMRTAFGCIEYSHGLLDALRMIHGII
- the pgsA gene encoding archaetidylinositol phosphate synthase, encoding MLQSLRPFLTKILNPIARNLNINPNIVTVISPFVAVVAAYGYAHHLLILGTIAILFSGLLDVIDGAVARYHNRSSKFGAFLDSTMDRFADAIIYIGIIFGGYCDWFVGVLAIHSAICVSYVRARAESQGVECNIGIAERAVRMIILMVGSLIGFFAGDIYFTYTIYILVILSYFTVGQRIVHVWRQLND
- a CDS encoding L-threonylcarbamoyladenylate synthase, which encodes MKILKTSIDELDENIIDEAIQVLSDGGIVLYPTDTVYGLGANIFNNDAVRRVFEIKKRSFLKPLSILVSDVEAIDIVARVTVREKEIINEYLPGPYTFILTKEKIVPRVITSGSTHVGVRVPNNDISRRLASLFPITTTSANLSDEEVLSNPDDILEQLDCEVDLVIDVGDLKSDHASMIVDLSKTTPKIIRR